A stretch of Alkalibacter saccharofermentans DSM 14828 DNA encodes these proteins:
- a CDS encoding cation:proton antiporter: MLFSLSLILIIGFALSGIFNRIKIPGLLAMIITGIVLGPYVMDLIAPEILMISSDLRKIALIVILARAGLSLDLEDLKRVGRPAALMCFIPATLEIIAIILLGPRLLGLTLGESAILGAVLAAVSPAVIVPRMLYLMESGYGKKNSIPQLILAGASVDDIYVIVLFAAFLGMHQGEGFNAGSLFSVPVSIISGVVIGITIGALLVRIFKILHVRDTIKVLIILSVSFLFVSFEQFLEPYFPMSGLIAVMALGGTILKLYDILAKRLMGKFSKIWVGAEILLFVLVGAAVDITLIPKAGFFAVLLIFAGLGGRVLGVWVSLFKTPIVAKERIFCSIAYLPKATVQAAIGAVPLSMGVPSGDTILAVAVLSIMVTAPIGAFGIDLLHDKLLEK, translated from the coding sequence ATGCTTTTTAGCCTCTCATTAATACTTATAATAGGATTTGCCCTCAGCGGCATCTTTAACCGCATTAAAATCCCAGGACTCTTAGCAATGATAATAACAGGAATAGTCCTTGGCCCTTATGTTATGGACTTGATTGCCCCCGAAATTCTTATGATATCTTCGGATCTTCGAAAGATTGCCTTGATAGTGATCCTGGCCAGAGCGGGACTCAGTCTGGATCTTGAAGATCTAAAGCGGGTGGGCCGTCCTGCAGCATTGATGTGCTTCATACCTGCTACCTTGGAAATTATCGCTATCATTTTATTGGGTCCCCGATTATTGGGGCTGACCTTGGGAGAGTCCGCAATTTTAGGTGCGGTTCTGGCAGCAGTTTCTCCTGCAGTCATAGTTCCACGGATGCTTTATCTCATGGAATCCGGCTACGGCAAGAAAAACAGCATACCTCAACTAATCTTGGCAGGAGCTTCAGTAGACGACATTTACGTAATCGTTCTTTTTGCTGCCTTTTTAGGAATGCATCAAGGAGAAGGCTTTAACGCAGGCAGCCTGTTCAGCGTTCCGGTATCAATCATCTCCGGAGTAGTCATAGGCATAACGATAGGAGCTTTGTTGGTAAGAATCTTTAAAATCTTGCATGTAAGGGACACCATAAAAGTTCTGATCATTTTGAGCGTATCGTTTTTATTTGTCTCATTTGAACAGTTTCTAGAGCCATATTTCCCCATGTCAGGACTGATAGCAGTTATGGCGTTGGGAGGGACCATCCTTAAGCTATACGATATCCTGGCAAAAAGATTGATGGGTAAATTCTCAAAAATCTGGGTAGGCGCCGAAATACTTCTCTTCGTACTGGTAGGAGCGGCTGTAGATATAACGCTGATACCAAAAGCAGGCTTCTTTGCGGTGCTGTTGATTTTTGCGGGGCTCGGCGGCAGAGTTCTAGGGGTATGGGTTTCCCTCTTTAAAACTCCTATCGTAGCAAAGGAACGAATATTTTGTTCCATCGCATATCTTCCAAAGGCCACCGTACAGGCAGCCATAGGCGCCGTACCCCTGTCCATGGGGGTTCCTTCCGGTGATACCATACTCGCAGTTGCCGTTTTGTCCATTATGGTCACGGCTCCCATAGGAGCTTTTGGAATAGATCTGCTCCACGATAAGCTGCTCGAGAAATGA
- a CDS encoding ABC transporter permease, translating to MPAKIPLGDVIEIFINFLTDNFRFVFRGISSGLGAFLNGLEGLLLFIPALIFIIAISALAFKLAGKSVALFSLIGLYLIYNMELWEAAMSTLSMVLTATFVSIIFGVPIGILSAKKQKIRRLVMPILDLMQTMPAFVYLIPAISFFGMGKVPGLFATVIFAIPPSIRLTTLGIQQVPEDLVEAADAFGSTSMQKLTKVQIPLAMKTIMAGINQTIMLSLSMVVISAMIGAGGLGREVWLGIQRLWIGTAFEGGLAVVILAMVLDKLTQSVSK from the coding sequence ATGCCAGCTAAGATACCCTTAGGAGATGTAATTGAAATTTTCATCAACTTCCTGACGGATAATTTTCGCTTTGTATTCAGAGGCATATCCTCTGGCCTGGGAGCATTTTTAAACGGCCTTGAGGGACTGCTTCTATTCATACCGGCTTTGATCTTTATAATCGCAATAAGCGCACTGGCCTTTAAGCTCGCCGGCAAATCCGTAGCATTGTTTTCACTGATCGGCCTGTATTTGATATACAATATGGAGCTTTGGGAAGCGGCCATGTCAACCTTGTCAATGGTTTTGACAGCCACATTTGTTTCCATAATATTTGGCGTGCCTATTGGCATACTTTCAGCCAAGAAGCAAAAAATAAGGCGGCTTGTGATGCCAATCTTGGACCTTATGCAGACAATGCCGGCATTTGTTTACTTGATACCCGCCATATCCTTTTTCGGCATGGGCAAGGTTCCGGGGCTTTTTGCAACGGTCATATTCGCGATCCCCCCATCCATCAGGCTTACCACCCTGGGAATCCAGCAGGTTCCTGAAGATCTTGTTGAAGCCGCGGATGCATTCGGATCCACATCCATGCAGAAGCTTACAAAGGTTCAGATCCCTTTGGCCATGAAGACTATAATGGCAGGAATCAACCAGACCATAATGCTCTCCTTGTCCATGGTAGTCATATCGGCTATGATCGGCGCCGGAGGCCTTGGTCGAGAGGTATGGCTTGGGATACAAAGACTATGGATAGGCACCGCTTTTGAAGGCGGACTGGCAGTGGTTATACTTGCCATGGTTCTTGATAAGCTTACTCAAAGCGTATCAAAGTAA
- the mgtE gene encoding magnesium transporter, translating into MYEKLFDLINQGKFTAARNEIVEMNVVDIAQFLEEIPVEKLLVIFRLLPKEIVADVFSYMPIEDKQHIIEAITDKEIRHIIDELFLDDTVDMVEEMPANVVKKVLKNTTKEERDLINRFLKYPEYSAGSMMTIEYVDLKEDMSVAEALEHIKRTGVDKETINTCYVIDKGRKLQGIVSLRRLILSDSSKRIKDIMNTKIISIPTHLDQEDTAMLFKKYDLTAMPVVDTESRLVGIITIDDVVDIIEQENTEDFHKMAAMEPSDEEYLKSGIFNLAKKRIAWLLVLMISATFTGAIIRNYEDILQSVVILAAFIPRLMDTGGNAGSQSATLVIRGLALDEIKLKDTLKVLSKEFKVSLVVGVALASVNFIMIYFFERTDIRIAFTVCISLFLTVVLAKVVGGTLPIMAKKMNLDPAIMAGPLITTIVDAVALMAFFSLSSWILGI; encoded by the coding sequence ATGTACGAAAAACTATTTGATTTAATCAACCAAGGAAAGTTCACGGCAGCTAGAAACGAAATTGTTGAAATGAACGTAGTTGATATAGCACAATTCCTGGAAGAGATACCTGTTGAAAAGCTATTGGTGATATTTAGGCTATTGCCAAAGGAAATCGTAGCCGACGTTTTTTCTTATATGCCAATAGAGGATAAACAGCATATAATCGAGGCTATAACAGATAAAGAAATCAGGCATATTATCGACGAGCTTTTCCTTGATGATACTGTTGATATGGTGGAGGAGATGCCTGCCAATGTAGTTAAAAAGGTGTTGAAAAACACCACCAAGGAAGAACGAGATCTTATAAACAGGTTTTTGAAATATCCCGAATATTCTGCAGGAAGCATGATGACCATCGAGTACGTGGACTTGAAGGAAGACATGAGCGTAGCAGAGGCTTTGGAACATATAAAGCGCACCGGGGTGGACAAGGAGACGATAAATACCTGTTACGTAATAGACAAGGGAAGGAAGCTCCAAGGGATAGTGTCTTTGAGAAGACTTATATTAAGCGATTCCAGCAAAAGGATCAAAGATATAATGAACACCAAGATAATATCCATACCCACCCATTTAGACCAGGAAGATACTGCGATGCTTTTTAAAAAGTACGATTTGACTGCAATGCCTGTAGTTGATACTGAAAGCAGGCTGGTTGGAATCATAACCATAGATGACGTAGTAGACATCATCGAACAGGAAAACACCGAGGATTTCCACAAGATGGCGGCAATGGAGCCATCGGACGAAGAATATTTGAAATCCGGGATTTTCAATCTGGCAAAAAAAAGAATAGCATGGCTATTGGTACTTATGATTTCGGCGACTTTTACAGGGGCCATAATACGAAACTATGAGGACATACTTCAATCAGTGGTCATATTGGCGGCATTTATTCCACGTCTTATGGATACAGGCGGTAACGCGGGATCACAATCCGCAACTTTGGTAATCAGGGGTTTGGCCTTGGATGAGATAAAGCTTAAGGATACCCTGAAGGTATTAAGCAAAGAGTTCAAGGTCAGTCTCGTGGTGGGCGTGGCGTTGGCTTCGGTCAACTTCATAATGATATACTTCTTTGAGCGAACTGACATACGTATAGCGTTTACCGTCTGCATCAGCTTGTTCTTGACGGTAGTATTGGCCAAGGTGGTGGGCGGCACATTGCCGATTATGGCAAAGAAAATGAATCTTGACCCTGCGATAATGGCCGGTCCATTGATCACGACAATAGTGGATGCCGTGGCTCTTATGGCATTTTTCTCACTGTCATCATGGATACTTGGAATTTAA
- a CDS encoding quaternary amine ABC transporter ATP-binding protein, with the protein MAKKISFQHVVKIFGNNPKTALEMLKQGKNKDEILEKTKHVVGINDASFEVNEGEIFVVMGLSGSGKSTLIRCINRLIDVTSGSILIDGEDITKMNKDELTMLRRKKMGMVFQKFALLPNRTIQENVQYGLEIQGVDIEAQVKKARESLDLVGLKGWYDSYPHELSGGMQQRVGLARALAVDPDILLMDEAFSALDPLIRKEMQDELLDLQNKMNKTIVFITHDLDEALKIGDRIALMKDGAIVQVGTPEDILNNPNNEYVARFVEDVDVSKVLTAEDIMIKPITIDYKKDGCRVGLRKMEKESVSNLFVVDRSRKLIGYVVADDLSELVKKGESSIESAIHKNIPTVSPDTKLTNIFHLIAESRVPVAVIDEENTLKGIIIRGSVISGLVRGGGEDAS; encoded by the coding sequence ATGGCAAAAAAAATCAGTTTCCAGCACGTGGTCAAGATTTTCGGAAACAACCCTAAAACAGCTCTTGAGATGCTTAAGCAGGGAAAAAATAAAGACGAAATATTAGAAAAGACAAAACACGTAGTGGGTATAAACGATGCGTCCTTCGAAGTCAATGAAGGTGAAATCTTCGTAGTTATGGGACTTTCAGGAAGCGGCAAGTCCACCCTCATTAGATGCATAAACAGGCTTATAGATGTAACCTCAGGCAGCATCCTCATAGACGGGGAGGACATAACAAAAATGAACAAGGATGAGCTTACGATGCTCAGAAGAAAGAAAATGGGCATGGTTTTTCAAAAATTTGCCCTTCTTCCAAACAGAACGATTCAAGAAAATGTACAATACGGGCTTGAAATACAAGGGGTGGATATAGAAGCCCAAGTTAAAAAAGCCAGAGAATCTTTAGACCTGGTAGGTCTTAAAGGATGGTACGACAGCTATCCTCACGAGCTTAGCGGAGGAATGCAGCAGCGGGTAGGCCTGGCTAGAGCCTTGGCTGTTGATCCCGACATCCTTCTTATGGATGAGGCCTTTAGTGCACTGGACCCTCTTATAAGAAAAGAGATGCAAGACGAGCTTTTGGATTTACAAAACAAAATGAACAAGACGATTGTTTTCATAACCCACGACCTTGACGAGGCTTTAAAAATCGGGGACAGAATAGCCCTCATGAAGGACGGAGCCATCGTTCAGGTAGGAACACCGGAAGATATCCTAAACAACCCTAACAACGAATACGTTGCCCGCTTCGTGGAGGATGTGGATGTTAGCAAAGTCCTTACGGCAGAAGACATCATGATAAAGCCCATAACGATAGACTATAAAAAAGACGGGTGCAGGGTTGGTCTTAGAAAAATGGAAAAAGAAAGTGTTTCCAACCTGTTCGTTGTGGACAGAAGCCGCAAGCTTATTGGCTACGTGGTAGCCGATGACTTGTCCGAGCTTGTAAAAAAAGGCGAGTCAAGCATCGAATCGGCTATACACAAAAACATCCCAACGGTTTCGCCCGATACCAAGCTTACCAACATATTTCATTTAATAGCAGAATCCAGAGTCCCTGTAGCAGTCATCGATGAGGAAAACACTCTTAAAGGGATCATAATAAGAGGTTCTGTTATAAGCGGACTTGTAAGAGGAGGTGGAGAAGATGCCAGCTAA
- a CDS encoding glycine betaine ABC transporter substrate-binding protein, translating into MIKRSIVVFLLIALSVFTMACGTGSEDSTTVELGYVAWDSEIASTNVLKTVLEDEGFDVNITDVSASLMYQGVAQGDFDGMVAAWLPTTQADYMVQYGDDLIDLGPNLTGTLIGLVVPADAPVNSIEDLVETNYADGIITGIEPGAGLMQATLTVIDSYGLDYELVEGSDASMTATLADAIDNDEEVIVTGWTPHWKFARWDLKYLEDPQGIFGGEEQIHTLVREGFEADNPEAFKIISNFEWTPDDMAEVMVMIADGTRAEDAARAWVDANPDKVAAWTE; encoded by the coding sequence ATGATTAAAAGAAGCATTGTAGTATTTTTGCTGATAGCATTATCGGTATTCACAATGGCTTGTGGAACAGGCTCAGAGGATTCAACGACAGTTGAACTCGGATACGTAGCTTGGGACTCTGAAATAGCGAGCACGAATGTTTTAAAGACCGTGCTTGAAGATGAAGGTTTTGATGTTAACATCACCGATGTCAGCGCATCTTTGATGTATCAAGGAGTTGCCCAAGGTGACTTCGACGGGATGGTAGCCGCCTGGCTTCCAACCACTCAGGCTGATTACATGGTCCAATACGGAGACGACCTAATTGACCTTGGTCCAAACCTGACCGGAACATTGATCGGACTGGTAGTGCCTGCTGACGCTCCTGTAAACAGCATAGAAGATCTTGTCGAGACTAATTATGCTGACGGAATCATCACAGGAATCGAGCCTGGCGCCGGATTGATGCAGGCAACCTTAACCGTAATCGACTCTTACGGACTTGACTATGAGTTGGTTGAAGGAAGCGACGCTTCAATGACAGCTACTCTTGCCGATGCAATTGACAACGACGAAGAAGTGATAGTTACAGGATGGACTCCTCACTGGAAGTTTGCAAGATGGGACCTTAAATACCTTGAAGATCCTCAAGGCATCTTCGGTGGAGAGGAACAAATCCATACTCTAGTCAGAGAAGGATTTGAAGCCGACAATCCTGAAGCATTTAAGATAATATCAAACTTTGAGTGGACTCCGGATGACATGGCAGAGGTTATGGTCATGATTGCCGACGGCACACGTGCAGAAGACGCTGCAAGAGCTTGGGTTGATGCAAACCCTGACAAAGTAGCTGCTTGGACTGAATAA
- a CDS encoding helix-turn-helix domain-containing protein, giving the protein MKKRKLTTFGIEVKNKLTDLNITQKKLSEELGFSPVYLSMILYGERSGEKYINEIKKYLDL; this is encoded by the coding sequence ATGAAAAAAAGAAAATTAACCACATTTGGAATCGAGGTAAAGAATAAGCTGACCGATTTGAATATTACGCAAAAGAAGCTTTCGGAGGAATTGGGTTTCTCTCCAGTTTATTTGAGCATGATACTCTACGGAGAAAGATCCGGGGAAAAATATATCAATGAAATTAAAAAATACCTTGATTT
- a CDS encoding heavy metal translocating P-type ATPase has translation MTKQKTSFKIDGMSCSSCAANVEKKLRGLKGIQQANVSIATEKAQVEFDESTINIEAIHKAVDELGFQAIPEATDEKRLEKVLLKIEGMSCTTCAGNIEKTLADLVGAQNVSVNFASEKATVSYDPSKLRLMDIQKAVSSIGYKAFLEEDAAEGIDEDEIKIKKTEKTLKISVFFTSLIMGLMVIHMFITPIPGYLPITVVLGFPIIFGTGLHVHIGSWKALKNKSPNMDVLVSLGSLPPYLIGLLGFFFPIQTFIEMATTIMTFHLIGKYLEVRAKGRASQAIKKLIQMGAKTAKIVIQGEEVEVPVKELQIGDVMVIRPGEKIPTDGIVVDGYSTIDESMATGESMPVKRSVDDEVIGATINKQGLLKVRVTKVGKDTFLSQVIKMMEECQGSKVPIQEFADRITGYFVPAIIIITIGTFISFNVFPEFHLGIIRWGARFLPWVNPDLTPLTLAFITATAVLVISCPCALGLGTPTALMVGSGMGAERGILIRNGEAIQTIKDTKLIAFDKTGTITKGKPEVTDIITDKTVNESLLLKYAASLENGSEHPLAFAIVEKAKENNIELKDILGFEALVGRGVKGSVDGKSVLIGNRKLMTEEGVTFDKFEDDLIRLEEEAKTAMIVAVEGNLAGIVAVADPIKEDSALAIKQLEKMGIKTAMITGDNKRTAEAIGKKVGISHVISEVLPDGKVDEVRRLQDEYGNVAMVGDGINDAPALKQSNVGIAIGTGTDIAIEAADVTLVRGELTSIVSAIKLSKAIFRKIKENYFWAWFYNALFIPVAMLGLLHPMLGASAMALSSLNVVYNSLRLKKAQI, from the coding sequence ATGACCAAACAAAAAACTTCTTTTAAAATAGACGGCATGTCCTGTAGCAGCTGTGCAGCAAACGTTGAGAAGAAATTAAGAGGCTTGAAAGGAATCCAGCAGGCAAACGTCAGCATTGCCACAGAAAAAGCTCAGGTGGAATTTGACGAATCCACAATCAATATCGAGGCTATCCACAAAGCAGTCGATGAGCTGGGGTTTCAAGCAATACCCGAAGCAACAGATGAAAAAAGGCTTGAAAAAGTCCTATTAAAGATTGAAGGCATGTCCTGTACCACATGTGCCGGAAACATCGAAAAGACCCTTGCCGACCTGGTAGGGGCACAGAACGTTTCAGTCAACTTCGCATCAGAAAAGGCTACAGTATCCTACGATCCTTCAAAGCTGAGATTGATGGACATCCAAAAGGCTGTAAGCAGCATAGGCTATAAGGCTTTCTTGGAAGAGGATGCAGCCGAAGGCATCGATGAAGATGAGATTAAAATCAAGAAAACAGAAAAGACTTTGAAGATATCTGTGTTTTTCACTAGCCTGATAATGGGTCTTATGGTAATACACATGTTCATAACCCCAATACCAGGGTATCTTCCGATAACAGTCGTTTTGGGGTTTCCTATAATATTTGGAACAGGGCTCCACGTTCACATAGGAAGCTGGAAAGCGCTTAAGAACAAGAGCCCCAATATGGACGTTCTTGTATCCTTAGGATCACTCCCACCGTATCTTATCGGGCTTTTGGGATTTTTCTTCCCTATTCAGACATTTATCGAGATGGCTACAACTATCATGACATTCCACTTGATCGGCAAGTACCTTGAGGTAAGAGCCAAAGGCAGGGCGTCCCAAGCAATCAAAAAGCTCATCCAGATGGGTGCCAAGACAGCTAAAATTGTCATTCAGGGGGAAGAGGTGGAAGTTCCCGTCAAGGAACTTCAGATTGGGGATGTAATGGTCATCAGACCGGGGGAGAAGATCCCCACTGACGGCATCGTCGTCGATGGATACAGCACTATAGACGAATCCATGGCTACCGGTGAATCAATGCCTGTTAAACGCAGCGTTGATGACGAAGTTATCGGAGCTACGATCAACAAGCAAGGACTCTTGAAAGTACGCGTCACAAAGGTTGGCAAGGACACATTCTTGTCTCAGGTTATAAAAATGATGGAAGAGTGTCAAGGCTCGAAGGTTCCGATTCAGGAATTTGCCGACAGGATAACCGGGTACTTTGTTCCTGCCATCATAATAATAACCATAGGAACATTTATTTCATTCAATGTATTTCCGGAGTTTCACCTCGGTATCATACGCTGGGGCGCAAGATTTTTGCCCTGGGTAAATCCGGATCTGACTCCACTTACTCTAGCTTTTATAACAGCAACGGCGGTTCTTGTAATATCTTGTCCCTGCGCCTTGGGCCTTGGAACGCCTACAGCATTGATGGTTGGCAGCGGCATGGGGGCTGAAAGAGGCATTTTAATAAGAAACGGGGAAGCGATACAAACAATAAAGGATACCAAACTGATAGCATTCGACAAAACAGGCACCATAACCAAGGGCAAGCCTGAGGTTACAGATATAATAACCGACAAAACAGTAAATGAAAGCTTACTACTAAAATACGCCGCCTCATTGGAAAATGGTTCGGAGCATCCACTTGCCTTTGCCATTGTTGAAAAAGCCAAAGAAAACAATATCGAGCTAAAAGACATACTGGGTTTTGAAGCTTTGGTTGGAAGAGGTGTAAAGGGATCTGTTGACGGCAAATCAGTTTTGATTGGAAACAGAAAGCTCATGACCGAAGAGGGCGTGACCTTTGATAAATTCGAAGATGATTTGATCCGCCTTGAAGAAGAAGCTAAGACAGCAATGATCGTCGCTGTTGAAGGAAATCTGGCCGGAATCGTAGCAGTTGCCGATCCCATCAAGGAGGATTCAGCCCTTGCTATAAAACAGCTCGAAAAAATGGGCATAAAGACAGCAATGATCACCGGAGACAACAAAAGAACAGCTGAAGCAATCGGCAAGAAAGTAGGCATTAGCCATGTCATCAGCGAAGTATTGCCAGACGGCAAGGTAGACGAAGTCAGAAGGCTTCAGGATGAATACGGAAATGTAGCAATGGTTGGCGATGGCATCAACGACGCTCCCGCATTAAAACAGTCCAACGTAGGAATAGCTATAGGCACAGGTACTGATATAGCCATTGAGGCTGCAGATGTTACCTTGGTTAGAGGAGAGCTTACCAGTATTGTTTCCGCCATCAAGCTATCCAAGGCTATCTTTAGAAAAATTAAGGAAAACTACTTCTGGGCATGGTTTTACAACGCATTATTCATACCCGTCGCCATGCTGGGCTTGCTTCATCCCATGCTTGGTGCATCTGCTATGGCATTGAGTTCCTTAAACGTAGTATACAATTCTTTGAGGCTGAAAAAAGCACAGATTTAA